The genomic stretch AAGGACCTTCTTTCCTTGTATCCCAAATGACTCTTTGAAATCCTGAACCATCTGAAGCCATTTATCATATGGCATGTCCTTCATCAAAAAATCATAAACATAAGCGAAGCGGTTATAGCTCATTAACTCAATTCACCTTGAAAATCGACAACTGGGGCATCTCCCCATAAGCGTTCAAGGTTATAGTAGCTTCTTTCTTCATGATGGAAAACATGAGCCACTACATCTCCAAGGTCGACCAGGACCCATCTGGCTTCATTAAAGCCTTCCATTTTTTTAACTTCATAACCCAATTCTTCAGCTTTTTCTTTAATTTCACGTGCAATGGCCTGTACCTGTTTATCTGAATTCCCGTGGCAGATCACAAAGTAATCGGATAAAAGGGATATCCCCTGCATATTTAACGCCACGATATCTTCTGCACGCTTATCATCAGCTGCTTTTACTGCAGCATATAACAATTCTGTA from Falsibacillus pallidus encodes the following:
- the rsfS gene encoding ribosome silencing factor, which gives rise to MSNNTELLYAAVKAADDKRAEDIVALNMQGISLLSDYFVICHGNSDKQVQAIAREIKEKAEELGYEVKKMEGFNEARWVLVDLGDVVAHVFHHEERSYYNLERLWGDAPVVDFQGELS